One genomic window of Diospyros lotus cultivar Yz01 chromosome 8, ASM1463336v1, whole genome shotgun sequence includes the following:
- the LOC127808824 gene encoding uncharacterized protein LOC127808824, producing the protein MKKPLGLGLRLGLSLCFFFASPLFLRSSSAADQTKPTTILYNTNSRADYNFDIYTLPIPPDSQLNAAATADELLITDGHSVNFNGHFPSRFSPSLLSLLPSESLASDLPPLHVVYVTERNGTSSIYLDAVYYDGTGRGTRRSTLQVENRIQVPLVGRQQSNGVISMKDKPSLVGDSLIYVSTHEDSGVPRRSWAAVYSTHLRSGLTRRLSPRGVPDFSPAVSPSGVWTAVASSGEDGWAGTLGELRTDIYIFRTDDGSDRVKVAEHGGWPTWADESTLYFHRWGDDGWWSIYKATLPNDGPIGVNSVVTQRVTPPGLHAFTPAASVANKSFIAVATRRPGSNYRHVELFDVVSKLFTEITRPISPKTHHLNPFISPDSTRIGYHRCRGSKNRGQGDHLLFEYTQSPLADISLIRIYWPFPSFSPEGDRITYAGLPGSGLHVVNLDGSGTRELYSGLAFGTSWNPKIKGLIYTSVGPIFAPTSTEVDVISVNADDEEHSYKKLTTDGKNNAFPSASPDGKWVVFRSGRSGYKNLYIMDAIEGDKAGLQRVTDGSWTDTHCSWSPDGDWIIFASNRDKPGSDSYQLYMVHPNGTELRKVFGDENGVSAHPTFSPDGKSIVFTSDHAGVSAEPISNAHQYQPSSEIFTMKLDGSGLTRWTHNSFDDGTPAWGPMFMTPVDVDLPTRVDQCFFDDCYWVTFPNQNMEARSSVQRANAPCG; encoded by the coding sequence atgaagaagccTCTCGGTCTCGGTCTCAGGCTCGGCCTGagtctctgtttcttcttcgcTTCGCCTCTCTTTCTCCGATCGTCTTCTGCTGCAGATCAAACCAAACCCACCACCATTCTCTACAATACCAACAGCCGAGCAGACTACAATTTTGATATCTACACGCTCCCTATTCCGCCGGACTCCCAACTCAACGCCGCCGCCACAGCCGACGAGCTCCTGATCACCGACGGACACTCCGTCAACTTCAACGGCCACTTTCCCTCCCGATTCTCTCCCTCGTTGCTCTCCCTGTTACCCTCTGAAAGCCTCGCCTCCGACCTGCCGCCGCTCCACGTCGTCTACGTCACCGAGCGGAATGGAACTTCGAGTATCTACCTCGACGCGGTCTATTACGACGGCACCGGTCGCGGCACGAGAAGGTCAACGCTCCAGGTGGAAAATCGGATTCAAGTCCCCCTGGTGGGAAGGCAGCAATCGAACGGTGTGATTTCGATGAAAGATAAACCCAGTTTGGTGGGTGATTCTCTGATTTACGTTTCGACTCACGAGGATTCTGGCGTGCCGCGGAGGAGCTGGGCTGCAGTGTACTCGACTCACCTCAGAAGCGGGTTGACGCGTCGGTTGTCGCCTCGTGGGGTGCCTGATTTTAGCCCGGCCGTTTCGCCGTCGGGTGTCTGGACGGCGGTGGCTTCATCCGGGGAGGACGGCTGGGCTGGCACTTTGGGAGAGCTTCGCACTGATATTTACATATTCAGGACGGATGATGGGTCGGATCGGGTCAAGGTGGCGGAGCATGGCGGGTGGCCGACTTGGGCTGACGAGTCCACTCTGTACTTTCACCGGTGGGGAGATGATGGGTGGTGGAGTATCTACAAAGCAACTCTTCCTAACGATGGACCTATTGGCGTTAACTCGGTGGTGACTCAGCGAGTCACCCCACCGGGTCTTCATGCCTTCACTCCAGCTGCTTCCGTGGCCAACAAGAGTTTCATCGCCGTGGCGACAAGACGACCCGGCTCAAATTATCGCCATGTAGAACTCTTCGACGTTGTTTCTAAACTGTTTACAGAGATTACCCGACCCATTTCTCCAAAAACCCATCATCTCAACCCGTTTATCTCCCCCGATTCTACCAGGATAGGGTACCATAGATGCAGGGGATCAAAAAACAGAGGGCAAGGTGACCACTTGTTATTCGAATACACCCAAAGTCCATTAGCTGACATCTCTCTCATTCGCATTTACTGGCCATTCCCTTCTTTCTCACCCGAGGGTGACAGAATTACTTATGCGGGTTTACCGGGTTCGGGTCTTCATGTGGTGAACTTGGATGGGTCGGGGACTCGTGAGCTTTATTCGGGTTTGGCCTTTGGTACATCATGGAACCCAAAAATCAAGGGGTTGATTTACACCAGCGTGGGGCCCATATTTGCTCCGACAAGTACCGAAGTCGACGTGATCTCTGTCAACGCCGATGATGAAGAACATAGCTACAAAAAGCTGACCACCGATGGCAAAAATAATGCTTTTCCTTCAGCTTCGCCCGACGGGAAATGGGTTGTTTTTCGATCGGGCAGATCAGGTTACAAGAACTTATACATAATGGACGCCATAGAAGGAGATAAGGCCGGGCTCCAAAGGGTCACGGACGGATCATGGACCGACACGCACTGTAGTTGGTCTCCTGATGGAGATTGGATCATCTTCGCATCGAATCGGGACAAACCCGGTTCCGATAGCTACCAATTATACATGGTTCACCCGAATGGAACCGAGCTTAGGAAGGTGTTTGGGGACGAAAATGGAGTGTCGGCCCACCCGACATTCAGCCCGGATGGGAAGAGTATTGTGTTTACGTCAGATCATGCGGGAGTATCAGCGGAGCCAATCTCAAACGCACATCAGTATCAGCCGTCGAGCGAAATCTTCACGATGAAATTGGACGGTTCAGGGCTCACGAGATGGACCCACAATTCCTTCGACGACGGGACCCCAGCATGGGGCCCCATGTTCATGACGCCAGTGGATGTGGATCTCCCGACACGTGTCGACCAATGCTTTTTCGACGATTGTTACTGGGTTACATTTCCAAATCAAAATATGGAGGCTCGAAGCTCAGTTCAGAGAGCTAATGCCCCGTGCGGTTAG
- the LOC127808348 gene encoding uncharacterized protein LOC127808348, translating to MENPLPLSFFFTLLLSCAAADRGGGNSRTTILFNSDGRTDYNFDVYTLPVSDSQINAGNELKITDGQSVNYNGHFPALSSSSSLLLSHPRYQTLAAAVASPPVHVVYVTERNGTSSIYLDAVYYDDADHARRRSMLQVPNRVQFPLVGSQHSNGPISLKDKPSLVGDYVVYVSTHEDSGVPRKSWAAVYSSHIRTGLTRRLSPPGVPDFSPAVSPSGVWTAVASGGEDHWSGDMEELNTDIYVFRTEDGSDRVKAVEHGGWPTWADDFTLYYHRKADDGWWSIYKASLPKSGRVGVESVVTQRITPPGIHAFTPAASVADKNFIAVATRRRGSNYRHIEIFDVVSKQFREVTRPISPTLHHFNPFISPDSTRVGYHRCRGPANGGGGNHLLLEYLRNPKPEISLFRNYRSFPSFSPEGDRIAYSAMPGLYVVNPDGSGLREIYSGMVFYSAWDPKRKGVVYTSMGPIFAPVSSEVDIVAVNVDEDEFTYRKLTTDGENNAFPWPSPDGKWIVFRSGRSGYKNLYIMDAEKGDKGGLFRLTEGPWTDTHCNWSPDGDWIVFTSNREHPGTDLTSIYMIHPNGTGLRKVFTSGSGMSAHPIFSPDGKSIVLTSDYGGVSGEPISIAHQYQPPSEIYTIKLDGSDRTRLTHNTYGDGTPAWGPISMRAVDVVLQSNGRGCNFDDCYWITFPDDTKVDEVAPPLGGNARVPCGN from the coding sequence ATGGAGAATCCTCTGCCTCTCAGTTTCTTCTTCACTTTGCTGCTATCTTGCGCCGCGGCGGACCGTGGAGGTGGAAACTCCCGCACCACCATACTCTTCAACTCGGACGGCCGGACGGACTACAATTTCGACGTCTACACGCTCCCGGTTTCTGACTCCCAGATCAACGCCGGCAACGAGCTCAAGATCACCGACGGCCAGTCCGTCAACTACAACGGCCACTTTCCAGCGCTGTCGTCGTCCTCGTCGCTGCTGCTCTCGCACCCACGCTATCAGACACTCGCCGCCGCTGTCGCGTCGCCGCCCGTTCACGTGGTTTACGTCACCGAGAGGAACGGAACTTCCAGCATATACCTCGACGCCGTCTATTACGACGACGCTGACCACGCCAGGAGGAGATCTATGCTCCAAGTTCCGAACCGGGTACAGTTCCCCCTGGTCGGAAGTCAACATTCGAACGGTCCGATTTCGCTGAAAGATAAACCCAGTTTGGTTGGTGATTATGTTGTCTATGTTTCAACTCACGAGGACTCGGGCGTGCCGAGGAAGAGTTGGGCTGCGGTTTACTCGAGTCATATCAGAACCGGGTTGACTCGGAGGTTGTCCCCGCCTGGGGTGCCGGATTTTAGCCCAGCCGTGTCGCCGTCGGGGGTTTGGACGGCTGTGGCTTCCGGCGGAGAGGATCACTGGAGTGGTGATATGGAAGAGCTCAATACTGATATTTATGTATTCAGAACTGAGGACGGGTCGGACCGGGTCAAGGCGGTGGAGCACGGCGGGTGGCCGACTTGGGCTGACGATTTCACTCTGTACTATCATCGGAAGGCGGATGATGGGTGGTGGAGTATCTACAAAGCTAGCCTTCCGAAGAGTGGGCGAGTTGGTGTTGAGTCGGTTGTGACTCAGCGAATCACCCCGCCAGGAATCCACGCGTTCACTCCGGCGGCTTCGGTGGCCGACAAGAACTTCATTGCCGTGGCGACGAGGCGGCGCGGGTCGAATTACCGTCACATAGAGATCTTCGACGTCGTGTCCAAGCAGTTCCGGGAGGTGACTCGACCCATCTCTCCTACTCTCCATCACTTCAATCCGTTCATCTCCCCTGATTCCACCCGGGTCGGGTACCACAGATGCAGAGGCCCAGCCAATGGAGGCGGAGGTAACCACTTGTTATTGGAATACCTCCGAAACCCAAAAcctgaaatttctcttttccgGAACTACCGATCATTTCCTTCTTTCTCGCCGGAGGGTGACCGGATAGCTTACTCGGCCATGCCGGGTCTGTACGTGGTGAACCCAGACGGGTCTGGTCTACGCGAAATCTATAGCGGAATGGTTTTCTACTCAGCCTGGGACCCGAAACGAAAAGGTGTGGTTTATACCAGCATGGGACCCATTTTCGCACCAGTGAGCTCCGAGGTGGATATAGTCGCCGTCAACGTGGATGAGGATGAATTCACTTACAGAAAGCTGACGACGGACGGCGAAAACAACGCCTTCCCATGGCCTTCACCCGACGGGAAGTGGATCGTGTTCCGGTCCGGTCGATCCGGTTACAAGAACCTATACATAATGGATGCTGAGAAGGGAGACAAAGGCGGGCTATTCAGGCTCACGGAAGGTCCATGGACCGATACGCACTGTAACTGGTCTCCAGACGGAGATTGGATCGTCTTCACTTCGAACCGAGAACACCCCGGTACGGATCTCACGTCAATATACATGATTCACCCGAATGGGACCGGCCTTAGGAAGGTGTTCACCAGCGGGTCGGGTATGTCTGCCCACCCGATTTTCAGCCCGGACGGAAAATCTATCGTGTTGACATCGGATTACGGCGGGGTGTCGGGGGAGCCAATCTCCATCGCACATCAGTATCAACCACCCAGTGAGATCTACACGATCAAATTGGACGGTTCTGATCGTACGAGGCTGACTCATAACACGTATGGTGATGGTACCCCGGCGTGGGGGCCCATATCTATGAGGGCCGTTGATGTGGTGCTGCAATCCAACGGCAGAGGATGCAACTTCGATGATTGCTACTGGATAACATTTCCGGACGATACAAAGGTTGATGAGGTGGCTCCACCCTTGGGAGGGAATGCTAGAGTCCCCTGTGGTAACTGA
- the LOC127807900 gene encoding uncharacterized protein LOC127807900 — protein sequence MENPLPLSFFFTLLLSCATADRGGGNSRTTILFNSDGRTDYNFDVYTLPVSDSQINAGNELKITDGQSVNYNGHFPALSSSTSLLLSHPRYQTLAAAVASPPVHVVYVTERNGSSSIYLDAVYYDDADHARRRSMLQVPNRVQLPLIGSQHSNSLISLKDKPSLVGDYVVYVSTHEDSGVPRKSWAAVYSSHIRTGLTRRLSPPGVPDFSPAVSPSGVWTAVASGGEDHWSGDMEELDTDIYVFSTEDGSDRVKVVEHGGWPTWADDFTLYYHRKADDGWWSIYKASLPKSGRVGVESVVTQRITPPGIHAFTPAASVADKSFIAVATRRRDSKYRHIEIFDVVSKQFREVTRPISPTLHHFNPFISPDSTRVGYHRCRGPANGGGGNHLLFEHLRNPKPEISLFRNYRPFPSFSPEGDRIAYSAMPGLYVVNPDGSGLREIYSGMVFYSAWDPKRKGVVYTSMGPIFAPVSSEVDIIAVNVDEDEFTYRKLTTDGKNNAFPWPSPDGKGIVFRSGRSGYKNLYIMDAEKGEKGGLFRLTEGPWTDTHCNWSPDGDWIAFTSNREHPGTDLTSIYMIHPNGTGLRKVFTSGSGMSAHPIFSPDGKSIVLTSDYAGVSAEPISIAHQYQPPSEIYTIKLDGSDHTRMTHNTYDDGTPAWGPISMRAADVVLQSNGRGCNFNDCYWITFPDNTKAEDEVAQTLGGNAKIPCGN from the coding sequence ATGGAGAATCCTCTGCCTCTCAGTTTCTTCTTCACTTTGCTGCTATCTTGCGCCACGGCCGACCGTGGAGGTGGAAACTCCCGCACCACCATACTTTTCAACTCGGATGGCCGGACGGACTACAATTTCGACGTCTACACGCTCCCGGTTTCTGATTCCCAGATCAACGCCGGCAACGAGCTCAAGATCACCGACGGCCAGTCCGTCAACTACAACGGCCACTTTCCAGCGCTGTCGTCGTCTACGTCGCTGCTGCTCTCGCACCCACGCTATCAGACACTCGCCGCCGCCGTTGCGTCGCCGCCAGTTCACGTGGTTTACGTCACCGAGAGGAACGGATCTTCCAGCATATACCTCGACGCCGTCTATTACGACGACGCTGACCACGCCAGGAGGAGATCTATGCTCCAAGTTCCGAACCGGGTACAGCTCCCCCTGATCGGAAGTCAACATTCGAACAGTCTGATTTCGCTGAAAGATAAACCCAGTTTGGTTGGTGATTATGTTGTCTATGTTTCGACTCACGAGGACTCGGGCGTGCCGAGGAAGAGTTGGGCTGCGGTTTACTCGAGTCATATCAGAACCGGGTTGACTCGGAGGTTGTCCCCGCCTGGGGTGCCCGATTTTAGCCCAGCCGTGTCGCCGTCGGGGGTTTGGACGGCTGTGGCTTCCGGCGGAGAGGATCACTGGAGTGGTGATATGGAAGAGCTCGATACTGATATTTATGTATTCAGCACTGAGGACGGGTCAGACCGGGTCAAGGTGGTGGAGCACGGCGGGTGGCCGACGTGGGCTGACGATTTCACTCTGTACTATCATCGGAAGGCGGATGATGGGTGGTGGAGTATCTACAAAGCTAGCCTTCCGAAGAGTGGGCGAGTTGGTGTTGAGTCGGTTGTGACTCAGCGAATCACCCCGCCAGGCATCCACGCGTTCACTCCGGCGGCTTCGGTGGCCGACAAGAGCTTCATTGCCGTGGCGACGAGGCGGCGCGATTCGAAGTACCGTCACATAGAGATCTTCGACGTCGTGTCCAAGCAGTTCCGGGAGGTAACCCGACCCATCTCTCCAACGCTCCATCACTTCAATCCGTTCATCTCCCCTGATTCCACCCGGGTCGGGTACCACAGATGCAGAGGCCCAGCCAATGGAGGCGGAGGTAACCACTTGTTATTCGAACACCTCCGAAACCCAAAACCCGAAATTTCTCTTTTCCGGAACTACCGACCATTTCCTTCTTTCTCGCCGGAGGGTGACCGGATAGCTTACTCGGCCATGCCGGGTCTGTACGTGGTGAACCCAGACGGGTCTGGTCTACGCGAAATCTATAGCGGAATGGTTTTCTACTCAGCCTGGGACCCGAAACGAAAAGGTGTCGTTTATACCAGCATGGGACCCATTTTCGCACCGGTGAGCTCCGAAGTGGATATAATCGCCGTCAACGTGGACGAGGATGAATTCACTTACAGAAAGCTGACGACGGACGGCAAAAACAACGCCTTCCCTTGGCCTTCACCCGACGGGAAGGGGATCGTGTTCCGGTCAGGTCGATCCGGTTACAAGAACCTGTACATAATGGATGCTGAAAAGGGAGAGAAAGGCGGGCTATTCAGGCTGACGGAGGGTCCATGGACCGATACGCACTGTAACTGGTCTCCAGACGGAGATTGGATCGCCTTCACTTCGAACCGAGAACACCCGGGTACGGATCTCACATCAATATACATGATTCACCCGAATGGGACCGGCCTTAGGAAGGTGTTCACCAGCGGGTCGGGTATGTCGGCCCACCCGATTTTCAGCCCGGACGGAAAATCTATCGTGTTGACATCGGATTACGCCGGGGTTTCGGCGGAGCCAATCTCCATCGCACATCAGTATCAACCACCCAGTGAGATCTACACGATCAAATTGGACGGTTCTGATCATACGAGGATGACTCATAACACGTATGATGATGGGACCCCAGCGTGGGGGCCCATATCAATGAGGGCCGCTGATGTGGTGCTGCAATCCAACGGCAGAGGATGCAACTTCAATGATTGTTACTGGATAACATTTCCGGACAATACAAAGGCTGAAGATGAGGTGGCTCAAACCTTGGGGGGGAATGCTAAAATCCCCTGTGGTAACTGA
- the LOC127807901 gene encoding uncharacterized protein LOC127807901: MEWIQSQLNTLSISNVKSSCGSHIYSRHNVEEKDLNCEEAAPASTGQIFDPRCSQTKGAPRKLCKKSPLETNTKKTKVGSSKASKGKAPKQNIVQDAQVVNEGFPQHAQYYTLTPLTYSQHLMATTHYQTSNPSHGVPMIGMGQPFMPMYLPYRQPDDNLPDF; this comes from the exons ATGGAATGGATCCAATCTCAATTGAATACATTGAGCATATCCAACGTGAAGTCGAGCTGTGGTAGTCATATATATTCTCGACATAATGTGGAAGAAAAAGACCTTAATTGTGAAGAGGCAGCACCAGCTTCAACTGGCCAAATATTTGATCCGAGATGCTCACAAACAAAGGGAGCCCCTAGGAAGCTTTGCAAGAAGAGCCCATTGGAAACAAATACCAAGAAAACGAAA GTGGGATCCTCGAAAGCAAGCAAAGGCAAAGCCCCAAAGCAAAACATTGTTCAAGATGCTCAAGTAGTCAATGAAGGTTTTCCACAACATGCACAGTATTACACGCTTACACCATTGACCTACTCACAACATTTGATG GCTACCACTCACTATCAAACTTCGAATCCTTCTCACGGAGTGCCTATGATTGGCATGGGTCAGCCCTTTATGCCAATGTACTTGCCTTACCGACAGCCTGATGACAACCTACCAGATTTTTGA